One Halomonas sp. M4R1S46 genomic window carries:
- a CDS encoding YjaG family protein — protein MSGFFQRLQALPPRRQQAFMAALCERLLPNYALYAETTGHGEAKGLRAVLDLVWERLAVKEARIDFERQAEKLAGLEPPAEDDSFGARRALEAVVAISALLDTLRGEAPEAVLEVSRTSRGGVRAFIELTEGEEDGERLAALVREHPLMADENDFQDAVLEAVEGELDRDGLKALRRLGRNEGVSNLGLGPEE, from the coding sequence ATGAGCGGTTTCTTCCAGCGCCTGCAGGCGCTTCCGCCGCGTCGCCAGCAGGCCTTCATGGCGGCCCTCTGCGAGCGGCTGCTGCCCAACTACGCCCTCTACGCCGAGACCACCGGCCACGGTGAGGCGAAGGGACTGCGTGCCGTGCTCGACCTGGTCTGGGAGCGCCTGGCGGTCAAGGAGGCGCGCATCGACTTCGAGCGCCAGGCGGAGAAGCTCGCCGGACTGGAACCGCCCGCCGAGGATGACAGCTTCGGCGCCCGCCGGGCCCTCGAGGCGGTGGTGGCGATCTCGGCGCTGCTCGACACCCTGCGCGGCGAGGCGCCGGAGGCGGTCCTGGAAGTGAGCAGGACGTCTAGAGGAGGCGTGCGGGCCTTTATCGAGCTGACCGAGGGCGAGGAGGACGGCGAGCGCCTCGCCGCCCTGGTGCGCGAGCATCCGCTGATGGCGGACGAGAACGACTTCCAGGACGCGGTGCTCGAGGCGGTGGAGGGCGAGCTCGACCGCGACGGCCTCAAGGCGCTGCGCCGGCTGGGCCGCAACGAGGGGGTCAGCAACCTGGGGCTCGGCCCCGAGGAGTAG
- a CDS encoding helix-turn-helix transcriptional regulator has protein sequence MSHTQARCNRIARRSGEHCHAHPQLMLGWRGAMDYEFSRGSERLVLGQAAILPTREPHSYLGRGEDSEVLVIDLGTDDPCLASLEKSCALDLRESLFAEPRALNLPPTLLPMVEFATGQLKLAHTLEQRALINQQLAVLFVSQCSQLLAQGEIEALKPGRLCAAALDAFIDERLTMPPDNRALAEAMHLGQSQLHLLCQRQFGVTPQQYVMNRRLSWARHWLRHTRRPVGEIALDLGFTEVSSFSRAFRRCTGHAPSAERRAGNDR, from the coding sequence ATGTCACACACCCAGGCCCGCTGCAATCGCATCGCCCGCCGCTCAGGCGAGCATTGCCACGCCCACCCCCAGCTGATGCTCGGGTGGCGCGGCGCCATGGACTACGAATTCAGCCGGGGAAGCGAACGACTGGTGCTCGGCCAGGCGGCCATCCTCCCCACCCGCGAACCGCATAGCTACCTGGGCCGGGGGGAAGACAGCGAGGTCCTGGTGATCGATCTCGGCACCGACGACCCCTGCCTGGCCTCGCTGGAGAAGAGCTGTGCCCTGGACCTGCGCGAGTCGCTGTTCGCCGAGCCCCGGGCGCTGAACCTCCCCCCCACCCTGTTGCCCATGGTGGAGTTCGCCACCGGCCAGCTGAAGCTGGCCCATACGCTGGAGCAGCGCGCCCTGATCAACCAACAGCTGGCAGTGCTGTTCGTCAGCCAGTGCAGTCAACTGCTCGCTCAGGGCGAGATCGAGGCGCTCAAACCTGGTCGCCTGTGCGCCGCGGCCCTCGATGCCTTCATCGACGAGCGCCTGACCATGCCGCCCGACAACCGGGCTCTGGCCGAGGCCATGCACCTCGGCCAGAGCCAGTTGCACCTGCTCTGCCAGCGCCAGTTCGGCGTCACCCCGCAGCAATACGTGATGAACCGCCGCCTGAGCTGGGCCCGCCACTGGCTGCGCCATACCCGGCGGCCCGTGGGCGAGATCGCCCTCGACCTGGGCTTCACCGAGGTCTCGAGCTTCTCCCGGGCCTTTCGCCGCTGCACAGGCCATGCCCCCAGTGCCGAACGCCGTGCCGGCAACGATCGCTGA
- the hisA gene encoding 1-(5-phosphoribosyl)-5-[(5-phosphoribosylamino)methylideneamino]imidazole-4-carboxamide isomerase, with translation MLVIPAIDLKDGKCVRLKQGRMDDSTTYGDDPVAMAARWVEAGARRLHLVDLNGAFEGEPVNGEAVTAIARAYPELPIQIGGGIRSAATIEHYLEAGVSQVIIGTKAVKEPAFVTEMCQAFPGHVIVGLDARDGFVATDGWAEVSKIRATDLAKRFADDGVSSIVYTDIARDGMMGGVNVEATAELARQGGLPVIASGGVTNLDDLRALIEAGEPGILGAITGRAIYEGSLDLAEAQALCDELTGQRDGS, from the coding sequence ATGCTGGTAATCCCCGCCATCGATCTCAAGGACGGCAAGTGCGTCAGGCTCAAGCAGGGCCGGATGGACGACTCCACCACCTACGGCGACGATCCGGTGGCCATGGCCGCGCGCTGGGTCGAGGCCGGCGCCCGGCGGCTGCACCTGGTCGACCTCAACGGTGCCTTCGAGGGCGAGCCGGTCAACGGCGAGGCGGTCACCGCCATCGCCCGCGCCTATCCCGAACTGCCGATCCAGATCGGCGGCGGCATCCGCTCGGCCGCGACCATCGAACACTACCTGGAGGCCGGCGTCTCCCAGGTGATCATCGGCACCAAGGCGGTCAAGGAGCCGGCCTTCGTCACCGAGATGTGCCAGGCCTTCCCCGGCCACGTGATCGTCGGCCTGGACGCCCGCGACGGCTTCGTCGCCACCGACGGCTGGGCCGAGGTGTCCAAGATCAGGGCCACCGACCTGGCCAAGCGCTTCGCCGATGACGGGGTCTCGTCCATCGTCTACACCGATATCGCCCGGGACGGCATGATGGGCGGCGTCAACGTCGAGGCCACCGCCGAGCTGGCCCGCCAGGGTGGACTGCCGGTGATCGCCTCCGGCGGCGTCACCAACCTGGACGACCTGCGCGCGCTGATCGAGGCCGGGGAGCCGGGCATCCTCGGCGCCATCACCGGCCGCGCCATCTACGAGGGCAGCCTGGACCTGGCCGAGGCCCAGGCGCTGTGCGACGAACTCACCGGCCAACGAGACGGGAGCTGA
- a CDS encoding type 1 glutamine amidotransferase, which produces MHFHLLQHSPHHGPARIGDWLDSMGHSHTVFHLDQGELPPRLADGDALIVLDGPEDGTPPPDWERRERKLIDQALDGRKPLLGIGYGARLIAEALGATVARGTYAETGWHRVVQAPESPFDLPDHFDAFMWHREVFALPEDALPLGGSQASPLQGFTWDGGRVVGLLCHLEATLESVTAMLDHLPRPSGDDTSPHHQDREAMLTDPRRFDRLAPLLDRLLSQWLRARPAS; this is translated from the coding sequence ATGCACTTCCACCTGCTTCAGCACAGCCCGCACCACGGGCCCGCTCGCATCGGCGACTGGCTCGACAGCATGGGCCATAGCCATACCGTCTTCCATCTGGACCAGGGCGAGCTGCCGCCGCGGCTGGCCGATGGCGATGCGCTGATCGTGCTCGATGGCCCCGAGGACGGCACCCCGCCCCCGGACTGGGAGCGCCGCGAGCGCAAGCTGATCGACCAGGCCCTGGACGGTCGCAAGCCGCTGCTCGGCATCGGCTACGGGGCGCGGCTGATCGCCGAGGCCCTGGGCGCCACGGTGGCCCGGGGCACCTATGCCGAGACCGGCTGGCACCGGGTCGTGCAGGCCCCGGAGAGCCCCTTCGACCTGCCGGACCACTTCGATGCCTTCATGTGGCACCGCGAGGTGTTCGCCCTGCCCGAGGATGCCCTGCCGCTGGGTGGCAGCCAGGCCAGCCCGCTGCAGGGCTTCACCTGGGACGGCGGCCGGGTGGTGGGTCTGCTCTGCCACCTGGAGGCCACCCTGGAGAGCGTGACCGCCATGCTCGACCACCTGCCCCGCCCCAGCGGCGACGACACCAGCCCTCACCACCAGGACCGCGAGGCGATGCTGACCGATCCCAGACGCTTCGACCGGCTGGCCCCGCTGCTCGACCGGCTGCTCTCCCAGTGGCTGCGCGCCAGGCCGGCGAGCTGA
- a CDS encoding AsmA family protein: MKRILRTLLAAIGVLGLVMVGAVVFVTTFFDPEDLKPRLVDVVRQHSGLELELEGPLAWSFYPRLGVSVESAEARLPSQPADDTPFAAFDHAEVSLALAPLLRGKIAIDGLTLDGLAFHLERDAEGRGNWETLIEHLEERGEEAEAVLAPASAGPNPDDSGGLAVALNIASVQVRDGRVRYRDAQAGRELAFEQVDISGSNVNPDSPFPLSASLQVAVENGAEAQAEGAAGLVSQVELETRVNLGLAEGRHVLSDLKLDTTTRLASDEEEEEAQEGRLSAKELVLDLAGGQIKSSGSQLELSLLHPRLGEKRLPLTLAFQLDANLQQDTARLREMELTGPDGLEASGNLAINELRQTPSYEGQLRLASLSLRPWLIRFQAMPTTASNQALSEVALASSVEGDLESLALDDLTLSLDGGTFNGHLAGRFDGSRLAADLKGDSLNLDDYLPPTNGPPMTASGRALIQSAAAQEETGGLVPAEWLGELVLDAHLVLGRLTFMEQTFENVELTLQGSDGRHRLAAFESDFHDGNLAASGELDAREMPLHWRLTPRVENVRLGSLLDSLSSEPAPLRGRLQGEGELESRGNSVAELKRALGGRLATRVAEGSIAGVNVSRELCTAAARLEGETPSREWRADTEFERAEASFRIREGVAESDDLLVTIPGVALDGEGQLDLASEQFDLKAAARFTDSVDAACEVNPRLVDVPFPVRCEGQLGGDSSEWCRFDREAFQDTLAGLLRREASQRAGEEVEKRLDDAVKELDERLGEGSGSELRDTLEGLFK; this comes from the coding sequence ATGAAGCGAATCTTGCGAACCCTGCTGGCCGCCATCGGTGTGCTCGGGCTGGTCATGGTGGGAGCCGTTGTCTTCGTGACGACCTTCTTCGACCCCGAGGATCTCAAGCCGCGCCTCGTCGACGTGGTACGGCAACACAGCGGCCTCGAGCTGGAGCTGGAGGGCCCGCTGGCATGGTCCTTCTATCCCCGCCTGGGGGTCAGCGTCGAGTCCGCCGAGGCCCGCCTGCCCTCCCAGCCTGCCGACGATACGCCCTTCGCCGCCTTCGACCATGCCGAGGTCAGCCTGGCCCTGGCGCCGCTGCTGCGCGGCAAGATCGCCATCGATGGCCTGACCCTGGACGGCCTGGCCTTCCACCTGGAGCGCGATGCCGAGGGGCGCGGCAACTGGGAGACGCTGATCGAGCATCTCGAGGAGCGCGGCGAGGAGGCCGAGGCCGTGCTGGCGCCGGCCAGTGCCGGCCCCAACCCGGATGACAGCGGCGGCCTGGCCGTGGCGCTCAACATCGCCAGCGTGCAGGTTCGCGACGGCCGGGTGCGCTATCGGGATGCCCAGGCCGGTCGCGAGCTGGCCTTCGAGCAGGTCGACATCTCCGGCAGCAACGTCAATCCCGACAGTCCCTTCCCGCTCAGCGCGAGCCTGCAGGTGGCGGTGGAGAACGGCGCCGAGGCCCAGGCCGAGGGCGCCGCCGGACTGGTCAGCCAGGTCGAGCTCGAGACCCGGGTCAACCTGGGGCTGGCCGAGGGCCGCCACGTGCTGAGCGACCTGAAGCTGGACACCACCACCCGTCTTGCGAGCGACGAGGAGGAAGAGGAGGCCCAGGAGGGCCGGCTCAGCGCCAAGGAACTGGTGCTGGATCTCGCCGGCGGGCAGATCAAGTCGAGCGGCAGCCAGCTGGAACTCAGCCTGCTCCACCCGCGCCTCGGCGAGAAGCGCCTGCCGCTGACCCTGGCCTTCCAGCTCGACGCCAACCTGCAGCAGGACACCGCCCGGCTGCGGGAGATGGAGCTGACCGGCCCCGACGGCCTCGAGGCCAGCGGCAACCTGGCCATCAACGAGCTGCGCCAGACACCCAGCTACGAGGGCCAGCTGCGTCTGGCCTCGTTGTCGCTGCGGCCCTGGCTGATCCGCTTCCAGGCGATGCCGACCACGGCCAGCAACCAGGCGCTGAGCGAGGTGGCCCTGGCCAGCTCGGTCGAGGGCGACCTGGAGAGCCTCGCCCTCGACGACCTGACGCTGAGCCTCGACGGCGGCACCTTCAACGGGCACCTGGCCGGGCGCTTCGACGGCTCCCGCCTCGCGGCCGACCTCAAGGGCGACAGCCTGAACCTGGACGATTACCTGCCGCCCACCAACGGCCCGCCGATGACCGCCTCCGGGAGGGCGCTCATCCAGAGCGCCGCCGCCCAGGAGGAGACCGGTGGCCTGGTGCCCGCCGAGTGGTTGGGCGAGCTTGTCCTCGACGCCCACCTGGTGCTCGGCCGGCTCACGTTCATGGAGCAGACCTTCGAGAACGTCGAGCTGACCCTCCAGGGAAGCGATGGTCGCCACCGGCTGGCGGCCTTCGAGTCGGACTTCCACGACGGCAACCTCGCCGCCAGCGGCGAGCTCGACGCGCGCGAGATGCCCCTGCACTGGCGGCTGACGCCGCGGGTGGAGAACGTCCGCCTGGGCTCGCTGCTGGATAGCCTGAGCAGCGAGCCCGCCCCGCTGCGCGGCCGCCTGCAGGGCGAGGGCGAGCTCGAGAGCCGCGGCAACAGCGTGGCCGAGCTCAAACGCGCCCTGGGCGGCCGGCTGGCCACCCGGGTGGCCGAGGGCAGCATCGCCGGCGTCAACGTCTCCCGTGAGCTGTGTACCGCCGCGGCCCGCCTGGAAGGCGAGACCCCGAGCCGCGAGTGGCGCGCGGACACCGAGTTCGAGCGCGCCGAGGCCAGCTTCCGGATCCGTGAGGGCGTGGCCGAGAGCGACGACCTGCTGGTGACCATCCCCGGGGTCGCCCTGGATGGCGAGGGCCAGCTGGATCTCGCCAGCGAACAGTTCGACCTCAAGGCCGCCGCCCGCTTCACCGATTCCGTGGATGCCGCCTGCGAGGTGAACCCGCGGCTGGTCGACGTGCCCTTCCCGGTGCGCTGCGAGGGCCAGCTCGGCGGCGACAGCAGCGAGTGGTGCCGCTTCGACCGCGAGGCCTTCCAGGATACCCTGGCCGGGCTGCTGCGCCGGGAGGCCAGCCAGCGGGCCGGCGAGGAGGTCGAGAAGCGCCTCGACGACGCCGTGAAGGAACTCGACGAGCGCCTCGGCGAGGGCTCCGGCAGTGAACTTCGCGACACCCTCGAGGGTCTGTTCAAGTGA
- the mutY gene encoding A/G-specific adenine glycosylase, translating into MTDHPPAILAPQTFQRRLLDWFELHGRHDLPWQQDRTPYRVWVSEIMLQQTQVATVIPYFERFMARFPDVQALAAASRDEVLHLWTGLGYYARGRNLHKAARTVVAEHGGAFPVDSLEAMAALPGIGPSTAGAIIAQSTGQRAVILDGNVKRVLTRLHAVEGWPGRPAVERRLWALAEHYTPRERLVDFTQAMMDLGATLCSRGRPDCAACPFNDACLAHARGEERCFPEPKPRKALPTRHAAMLVLQDDQGRVLLEQRPSSGLWGGLWSLPQFEDEAGLQGWLDQHAPRAELDAAWSPFTHVFSHFRLEITPRPARVTRLDAVGEGRRWFDPEAPDSIGLAAPVKGLLESLRPFTLSAPENPRSDVQEK; encoded by the coding sequence ATGACGGATCATCCGCCCGCCATCCTCGCCCCCCAGACCTTCCAGCGGCGCCTGCTCGACTGGTTCGAGCTCCACGGCCGCCATGACCTGCCCTGGCAGCAGGACCGCACGCCCTACCGGGTGTGGGTCTCGGAGATCATGCTGCAGCAGACCCAGGTGGCCACCGTGATTCCCTACTTCGAGCGCTTCATGGCGCGCTTCCCGGACGTGCAGGCCCTGGCGGCGGCCTCCCGGGACGAGGTGCTGCACCTGTGGACCGGGCTCGGCTACTACGCTCGTGGGCGCAACCTGCACAAGGCGGCACGCACGGTGGTGGCCGAGCACGGCGGCGCCTTCCCGGTAGACAGCCTCGAGGCCATGGCCGCGCTGCCGGGTATCGGCCCCTCCACCGCCGGGGCGATCATCGCCCAGAGCACCGGCCAGCGCGCGGTGATCCTCGACGGCAACGTCAAGCGAGTGCTCACTCGCCTGCATGCCGTGGAGGGCTGGCCGGGGCGGCCGGCCGTGGAGCGCCGCCTGTGGGCGTTGGCCGAGCACTACACCCCACGTGAGCGGCTGGTGGATTTCACCCAGGCGATGATGGACCTGGGCGCGACGCTGTGCAGCCGCGGCCGTCCCGATTGCGCGGCCTGCCCCTTCAACGACGCCTGCCTGGCCCATGCCCGCGGCGAGGAGCGCTGCTTCCCCGAGCCCAAGCCCAGGAAGGCGCTGCCCACGCGCCACGCCGCCATGCTGGTGCTCCAGGATGACCAGGGGCGGGTGCTGCTCGAGCAGCGCCCCTCCAGCGGGCTGTGGGGCGGGCTCTGGAGCCTGCCTCAGTTCGAGGACGAGGCGGGCCTGCAGGGCTGGCTCGACCAGCATGCGCCCCGGGCCGAGCTCGACGCCGCCTGGTCGCCGTTCACCCACGTGTTCAGCCACTTCCGCCTCGAGATCACCCCGCGGCCGGCCCGGGTGACGCGGCTCGACGCCGTGGGCGAGGGCCGGCGCTGGTTCGACCCCGAGGCGCCGGACAGCATCGGCCTGGCCGCCCCGGTGAAGGGCTTGCTGGAGTCGCTGCGGCCCTTCACCCTGTCCGCACCCGAGAATCCCCGTTCCGATGTCCAGGAGAAGTGA
- the hisH gene encoding imidazole glycerol phosphate synthase subunit HisH encodes MTIAVIDYGMGNLHSVAKALEHVTHEHVVVTRDARRIHGATRLVLPGQGAIRDCMGELERTELRGLVQELLDQQSKPLLGICVGQQMLHDHSEENGGIDCLGFMGGEVRRFPADMRDDQGHRLKVPHMGWNLVRQHHEHPLWQGIDDQEHFYFVHSYYVDAADDTQVFGTTDYGRVTAHVATGRDATFAVQFHPEKSSRAGLKLLENFVQWMP; translated from the coding sequence ATGACCATTGCCGTCATCGACTACGGGATGGGCAACCTGCATTCCGTCGCCAAGGCACTGGAACATGTCACCCACGAGCATGTAGTGGTGACCCGCGACGCCCGCCGCATCCATGGCGCCACCCGCTTGGTCCTGCCCGGCCAGGGCGCCATCCGCGACTGCATGGGCGAGCTCGAACGCACCGAGCTGCGCGGCCTGGTCCAGGAACTGCTCGACCAACAGTCCAAGCCGCTGCTGGGGATCTGCGTCGGCCAACAGATGCTGCACGACCACAGCGAGGAGAACGGCGGCATCGACTGCCTGGGCTTCATGGGCGGCGAGGTGCGCCGCTTCCCCGCCGACATGCGCGACGACCAGGGCCATCGCCTCAAGGTGCCGCACATGGGCTGGAACCTGGTCCGTCAGCACCACGAGCACCCTCTGTGGCAGGGCATCGACGACCAGGAGCACTTCTACTTCGTGCACAGCTACTACGTGGACGCCGCCGATGACACCCAGGTGTTCGGCACCACCGACTACGGGCGGGTCACGGCCCACGTGGCCACCGGCCGCGACGCCACCTTCGCCGTGCAGTTCCACCCGGAGAAGAGCTCCCGGGCCGGCCTGAAGCTGCTGGAAAACTTCGTACAGTGGATGCCCTGA
- the hisB gene encoding imidazoleglycerol-phosphate dehydratase HisB, with translation MSERIATVTRDTKETQITVTVNLDGEGRLTCETGVPFLDHMLDQVARHGLIDLDIKAVGDLHIDDHHTVEDLGITLGQAFDQAIGDKCGIYRYGHAYVPLDEALSRVVVDFSGRPGLFMDVEFTRASIGRLDTQLFWEFFQGFVNHARVTLHIDNLKGFNAHHQAETIFKAFGRALRMAVAEDPRMAGQMPSTKGSL, from the coding sequence ATGTCCGAGCGTATCGCCACGGTCACCCGCGACACCAAGGAAACCCAGATCACCGTCACCGTGAACCTCGACGGCGAGGGCCGGCTGACCTGCGAGACCGGCGTGCCCTTCCTCGACCACATGCTCGACCAGGTGGCCCGCCACGGCCTGATCGACCTGGACATCAAGGCGGTGGGCGACCTGCATATCGACGACCACCACACCGTCGAGGATCTCGGCATCACCCTGGGTCAGGCCTTCGACCAGGCGATAGGCGACAAGTGCGGCATCTACCGCTACGGCCATGCCTATGTGCCCCTCGACGAGGCGCTGTCCCGGGTCGTGGTAGACTTCTCGGGTCGCCCGGGCCTGTTCATGGACGTCGAGTTCACCCGCGCCAGCATCGGCCGTCTGGATACCCAGCTGTTCTGGGAGTTCTTCCAGGGCTTCGTCAACCATGCCCGGGTCACGCTGCATATCGACAACCTGAAGGGCTTCAACGCCCACCATCAGGCGGAAACCATCTTCAAGGCCTTCGGCCGGGCGCTGCGCATGGCCGTCGCCGAAGACCCGCGCATGGCCGGCCAGATGCCGTCCACCAAGGGCAGCCTGTGA
- a CDS encoding PanM family protein — translation MPVTLHRVDQAVWEADAQVQQDLLRIYADAPPERLPLPPKDFICRHLAAGRFFCCARFNDRLLGALAVQRDQEAWWLSHLCVRKTTRRRGVGTRLLTLTGEAAHAEGRRLCVANPRLPMADQLLLSRLGYRLTKTGDYFELDLSPKGAGQ, via the coding sequence ATGCCGGTAACGCTCCACCGAGTCGACCAGGCGGTCTGGGAGGCGGATGCCCAGGTGCAGCAGGACCTGCTGCGCATCTACGCCGACGCCCCTCCCGAGCGTTTGCCGCTCCCCCCGAAGGACTTCATCTGCCGCCACCTGGCGGCGGGTCGCTTCTTCTGCTGTGCCCGCTTCAATGACCGCCTGCTGGGCGCCCTGGCGGTGCAGCGTGACCAGGAGGCCTGGTGGCTCTCGCACCTGTGCGTGCGCAAGACCACTCGTCGCCGGGGCGTGGGCACGCGCCTGCTGACCCTGACCGGCGAGGCCGCCCATGCCGAGGGGCGGCGGCTGTGCGTGGCCAATCCCCGACTGCCCATGGCCGACCAGCTGCTGCTGAGCCGTCTCGGCTACCGGTTGACCAAGACCGGTGACTACTTCGAACTGGATCTGTCGCCCAAAGGAGCCGGGCAATGA
- a CDS encoding ornithine cyclodeaminase family protein: MYLDAEQVTTSLPWGALVEALDDIFTRTVHSPVRHHHHLSVPGDPDATLLLMPAWIEGQYLGVKQVNVFPGNSARGLPGLTGHYLLSCARTGHHLAQFEANELTARRTAAASALAARYLAREDASELLMVGAGRMARRLIPAHQAVRPIQRVRIWDIREASSCALAEEFRAEGIDAEAVAEDGLAEAAGRADIISCATLSRDPLIQGEWLSPGTHLDLVGSFMPFMREADDAVMRRGAIFVDTREGATSETGDLIDPLKTGVIQASDILADFPDLEAAILAYERCTAQP; this comes from the coding sequence ATGTATCTCGACGCCGAACAAGTCACCACCAGCCTGCCCTGGGGGGCCCTGGTGGAAGCGCTGGACGACATCTTTACCCGCACCGTGCATTCGCCGGTGCGCCACCACCATCACCTGAGCGTACCGGGCGACCCGGACGCCACCCTGCTGCTGATGCCGGCCTGGATCGAGGGCCAGTACCTGGGGGTCAAGCAGGTCAACGTCTTCCCCGGCAACAGTGCCCGGGGTCTGCCCGGCCTTACCGGCCACTACCTGTTGAGCTGCGCGCGGACCGGCCACCACCTGGCCCAGTTCGAGGCCAACGAGCTGACTGCCCGTCGCACGGCGGCCGCTTCCGCCCTGGCGGCGCGCTACCTGGCCCGCGAGGACGCCAGCGAGCTGCTGATGGTCGGCGCCGGGCGCATGGCCCGTCGTCTGATCCCGGCGCACCAGGCGGTTCGGCCGATCCAGCGGGTGCGTATCTGGGATATCCGCGAGGCCTCGTCCTGCGCCCTGGCGGAGGAGTTCCGGGCCGAGGGGATCGACGCCGAGGCGGTAGCGGAGGACGGCCTGGCCGAGGCCGCCGGCCGGGCCGACATCATCAGCTGCGCCACCCTGAGTCGCGATCCGCTGATCCAGGGCGAGTGGCTGTCGCCCGGCACGCACCTGGACCTGGTCGGCAGCTTCATGCCCTTCATGCGCGAGGCCGACGACGCGGTGATGCGCCGTGGCGCGATCTTCGTCGATACCCGTGAGGGGGCCACCAGCGAGACCGGCGACCTGATCGATCCGCTGAAGACCGGGGTCATCCAGGCGTCCGACATCCTGGCCGACTTCCCCGACCTGGAGGCGGCCATCCTGGCCTACGAGCGCTGTACCGCACAGCCCTGA
- the hisF gene encoding imidazole glycerol phosphate synthase subunit HisF has protein sequence MGLAKRIIPCLDVDAGRVVKGVNFIGIRDAGDPVEIAQRYNQQGADEITFLDITASHEDRGTTVEMVERIAGEVFIPLTVGGGIRTCEDIRTMLNAGADKVSINTAAVNNPEFVHEAAERFGSQCIVVAIDAKRVSAEGETPRWEIFTHGGRRPTGLDAVEWAKKMVELGAGELLLTSMDRDGTKAGFDIGITHAISEAVSVPLIASGGVGNLDHLVEGVKDGGADAVLAASIFHFGEYTIPEAKRYMAERGIEMRL, from the coding sequence ATGGGACTCGCCAAGCGCATCATTCCCTGCCTGGACGTCGACGCCGGCCGCGTGGTCAAGGGCGTCAACTTCATCGGTATCCGTGACGCCGGAGACCCGGTGGAGATCGCCCAGCGCTACAACCAGCAGGGTGCCGACGAGATTACCTTCCTCGACATCACCGCCAGCCACGAGGACCGCGGCACCACGGTGGAGATGGTCGAGCGCATCGCCGGCGAGGTGTTCATCCCGCTGACCGTGGGCGGGGGCATCCGCACCTGTGAGGACATCCGCACCATGCTCAATGCCGGCGCCGACAAGGTCTCGATCAACACCGCGGCGGTGAACAACCCCGAGTTCGTGCACGAGGCCGCCGAGCGCTTCGGCAGCCAGTGCATCGTGGTGGCCATCGACGCCAAGCGGGTCTCCGCGGAGGGCGAGACGCCGCGCTGGGAGATCTTCACTCACGGCGGCCGCCGCCCCACCGGCCTCGACGCCGTGGAATGGGCGAAGAAGATGGTGGAACTCGGCGCCGGTGAGCTGCTGCTCACCAGCATGGACCGCGACGGCACCAAGGCCGGATTCGACATCGGCATCACCCACGCCATCAGCGAGGCGGTCAGTGTGCCGTTGATCGCCTCGGGGGGCGTCGGCAACCTCGACCACCTGGTGGAGGGCGTCAAGGACGGCGGCGCCGACGCGGTGCTGGCCGCCAGCATCTTCCACTTCGGCGAGTACACCATCCCCGAGGCCAAGCGGTATATGGCCGAGCGGGGGATCGAGATGCGGCTATAG
- a CDS encoding oxidative damage protection protein produces the protein MSQTVFCRKYQQELEALPFPPLPGKKGQEIQASVSKKAWEEWQALQTRLINEKHLNMLEPSAREYLMEQLERFLDNEETDQAEGYVPPES, from the coding sequence ATGAGCCAGACCGTTTTCTGCCGCAAGTACCAGCAGGAGCTGGAAGCCCTGCCGTTCCCGCCGCTACCCGGCAAGAAGGGCCAGGAGATCCAGGCCAGCGTCTCGAAGAAGGCCTGGGAGGAGTGGCAGGCGCTGCAGACCCGCCTGATCAACGAGAAGCACCTCAACATGCTCGAGCCCTCCGCCCGGGAATACCTGATGGAACAGCTGGAGCGCTTCCTCGACAACGAGGAAACCGACCAGGCCGAGGGCTATGTTCCCCCCGAATCGTGA
- a CDS encoding MGMT family protein, which translates to MKPALKEQILTIIAAIPPGRVTTYGRIAAMTEGGTPRLVARALRELPAGHELPWFRVITASRRLADHPGADEQRRRLIDEGVAFDVRGRVSPERLWP; encoded by the coding sequence ATGAAGCCAGCGCTGAAGGAACAGATACTGACCATCATCGCCGCGATCCCCCCGGGTCGGGTCACCACCTACGGGCGCATCGCCGCCATGACCGAGGGCGGCACGCCACGGCTGGTGGCCCGGGCGCTTCGCGAGCTCCCCGCGGGGCATGAGCTGCCCTGGTTCCGGGTGATCACCGCCTCGCGGCGCCTGGCCGACCATCCCGGGGCCGACGAGCAGCGCCGCCGGCTGATCGATGAGGGCGTGGCCTTCGATGTTCGGGGGCGGGTCTCGCCGGAGCGGTTATGGCCCTGA